The proteins below are encoded in one region of Coturnix japonica isolate 7356 chromosome 10, Coturnix japonica 2.1, whole genome shotgun sequence:
- the STOML1 gene encoding stomatin-like protein 1 isoform X3, protein MLQIVPTYERMIIFRLGRLREPQGPGVVLLLPFIDHWQRVDMRTRAFNVPPCKLVSRDGAVLSMGADVQFRVWDPALSVLVVKDLVAATRMTAQSAMAKALGKKSLREIQGEKLRIGEQLLLDINDMTKSWGLEVDRVELTMEAVLQPPRDALLGPMGAIAPLLEGSTPQLAPHLLGSTPSTPEAADSVGTVSEVDPPRRRPSVAELLSTVEPILSEALVNQVGASYQVDIIQPGGTRSTFFIDLSSGSGRAGCGVPQGSPDVVLEVAEEDLQELMLGQLRPLAAYMSGRLRVQGDLQLALRLEELFKAVKLHR, encoded by the exons ATGCTGCAG ATAGTTCCTACCTATGAGCGAATGATCATCTTTCGCCTGGGCCGCCTCCGTGAACCACAGGGCCCCggtgtggtgctgctgctgcccttcatTGACCACTGGCAGCGTGTGGATATGAGAACACGGGCCTTCAATGTGCCCCCCTGCAAG CTggtctccagggatggtgcagTGCTTTCCATGGGTGCCGACGTGCAGTTCCGTGTGTGGGACCCCGCTCTGTCCGTGCTGGTGGTGAAGGACCTCGTGGCAGCCACTCGCATGACAGCACAGAGCGCCATGGCCAAGGCCCTGGGTAAGAAGAGCCTGAGGGAGATCCAGGGGGAGAAGCTACGCATCggggagcagctgctg CTGGACATCAACGACATGACCAAGTCCTGGGGACTGGAGGTGGACCGTGTGGAGCTGACGATGGAGGCGGTGCTGCAGCCCCCCCGGGATGCCCTATTGGGACCTATGGGTGCCATAGCCCCACTGCTGGAAGGCTCTACCCCACAGCTGGCTCCCCACCTCCTCGGCAGCACACCCAGCACACCAGAGGCAG CAGACAGCGTGGGGACAGTGAGCGAGGTGGACCCCCCCAGGAGGAGGCCCAGTGTGGCCGAGCTGCTCTCAACTGTGGAGCCCATCCTCTCAGAGGCTCTGGTGAACCAGGTGGGAGCATCCTACCAGGTGGACATCATCCAGCCCGGTGGCACCCGCAGCACCTTCTTCATAGACCTCTCTTCAG GTAGCGGGAGGGCTGGCTGTGGTGTGCCCCAGGGCAGCCCTGATGTGGTGCTGGAGGTGGCAGAGGAGGACCTGCAGGAGCTGATGCTGGGCCAGCTGCGGCCCCTGGCTGCCTACATGAGCGGGCGGCTGCGGGTGCAGGGTGACTTGCAGCTGGCTCTCCGCCTGGAGGAGCTCTTCAAGGCTGTGAAGCTGCACAGATAG
- the STOML1 gene encoding stomatin-like protein 1 isoform X1, whose product MLWGGCRHPQGTIPFCRDGGAVVLSAREGRVERDLQEEISISLFPMGQRGPRKAVGPSGPPHPEIQMRQRTRCSPRPPERIPSIATAGKTHPAVSPASLCRHSHMRGGPGRSGSSLLPLRSILILILILILILIEEPPGGWNPPAEAPAASLYCSTGGRTVVFYSLGFAHRSGGMFSRSGYQALPLGDFDRFQQSSIGLYGAQKGFFSFGAKAEPLGPARNAADSSQGWLSWICHGIITSLVFLLMLLTFPISGWFALKIVPTYERMIIFRLGRLREPQGPGVVLLLPFIDHWQRVDMRTRAFNVPPCKLVSRDGAVLSMGADVQFRVWDPALSVLVVKDLVAATRMTAQSAMAKALGKKSLREIQGEKLRIGEQLLLDINDMTKSWGLEVDRVELTMEAVLQPPRDALLGPMGAIAPLLEGSTPQLAPHLLGSTPSTPEAADSVGTVSEVDPPRRRPSVAELLSTVEPILSEALVNQVGASYQVDIIQPGGTRSTFFIDLSSGSGRAGCGVPQGSPDVVLEVAEEDLQELMLGQLRPLAAYMSGRLRVQGDLQLALRLEELFKAVKLHR is encoded by the exons ATGCTATGGGGTGGATGTAGGCACCCACAGGGTACCATCCCCTTTTGTCGAGATGGAGGAGCGGTTGTTTTGTCGGCACGAGAAGGCCGCGTGGAGAGGGATCTGCAGGAAGAAATCTCTATTTCCCTATttcctatggggcagaggggacCCCGCAAGGCTGTGGGACCCTCCGGACCCCCCCACCCCGAGATACAGATGAGGCAGAGGACGCGATGCTCCCCGAGGCCTCCGGAGCGCATCCCGAGCATTGCAACCGCCGGAAAAACTCACCCCGCCGTGAGCCCTGCGTCCCTCTGCCGTCACAGCCACATGAGGGGCGGACCAGGAAGATCCGgcagctccctccttcccctccgCAGCATCCTCATCCTgatcctcatcctcatcctcatcctcatcgAGGAACCGCCGGGAGGATGGAACCCGCCGGCTGAGGCTCCAGCAGCATCGCTTTATTGCAGCACGGGCGGCAGGACCGTTGTCTTTTATTCTCTCGGCTTTGCACATCGCAGCGGGGGGATGTTCAGCAGGTCGGGATACCAGGCACTTCCCTTGGGGGATTTTGACCGCTTCCAGCAGTCCAGCATCGGGCTGTACGGTGCACAGAAGGGCTTCTTCTCCTTCGGAGCCAAGGCAGAACCACTGGGACCGGCCAGGAATGCTGCAG ACTCCTCCCAGGGCTGGCTATCCTGGATCTGCCATGGGATCATCACCTCCTTGGTCTTCTTACTGATGCTCCTCACCTTCCCCATCTCGGGCTGGTTTGCCTTGAAG ATAGTTCCTACCTATGAGCGAATGATCATCTTTCGCCTGGGCCGCCTCCGTGAACCACAGGGCCCCggtgtggtgctgctgctgcccttcatTGACCACTGGCAGCGTGTGGATATGAGAACACGGGCCTTCAATGTGCCCCCCTGCAAG CTggtctccagggatggtgcagTGCTTTCCATGGGTGCCGACGTGCAGTTCCGTGTGTGGGACCCCGCTCTGTCCGTGCTGGTGGTGAAGGACCTCGTGGCAGCCACTCGCATGACAGCACAGAGCGCCATGGCCAAGGCCCTGGGTAAGAAGAGCCTGAGGGAGATCCAGGGGGAGAAGCTACGCATCggggagcagctgctg CTGGACATCAACGACATGACCAAGTCCTGGGGACTGGAGGTGGACCGTGTGGAGCTGACGATGGAGGCGGTGCTGCAGCCCCCCCGGGATGCCCTATTGGGACCTATGGGTGCCATAGCCCCACTGCTGGAAGGCTCTACCCCACAGCTGGCTCCCCACCTCCTCGGCAGCACACCCAGCACACCAGAGGCAG CAGACAGCGTGGGGACAGTGAGCGAGGTGGACCCCCCCAGGAGGAGGCCCAGTGTGGCCGAGCTGCTCTCAACTGTGGAGCCCATCCTCTCAGAGGCTCTGGTGAACCAGGTGGGAGCATCCTACCAGGTGGACATCATCCAGCCCGGTGGCACCCGCAGCACCTTCTTCATAGACCTCTCTTCAG GTAGCGGGAGGGCTGGCTGTGGTGTGCCCCAGGGCAGCCCTGATGTGGTGCTGGAGGTGGCAGAGGAGGACCTGCAGGAGCTGATGCTGGGCCAGCTGCGGCCCCTGGCTGCCTACATGAGCGGGCGGCTGCGGGTGCAGGGTGACTTGCAGCTGGCTCTCCGCCTGGAGGAGCTCTTCAAGGCTGTGAAGCTGCACAGATAG
- the PML gene encoding protein PML isoform X3, producing the protein MPGSPEASRTPGPQEDGSAAPKEPGAAPGPSQCPASSESLGEDDFQFVLCEGCRQESTNLKLLTCLHTLCLDCLTENKPMGQCPVCQAPIPQPDGIPDVDNMLFSSLQARLRVYRRISSGGLSCSRCRREAAAMWCSECEEFLCTGCFEDHQWFFKKRSHEARKVEELRAESAHRFLEGTKKSCSLFCSSPGHTEQGHVTSIFCRKCEKPLCCSCALLDTQHSPFYCDIRTEIQRRQDELAALGQELEQRRGGFEASQAALQKEMERLEEAGSTVRELVKQRVERLVRLIRHQEQELLALVEQRQERGRKELEGELRSVDAVLRRMEAGKRLVEKMGLYATEQEVMDMQPFVKDALEELQRQCPAVDGELVLHEDFAECHARLRVLTECIEGLQGGTSQPVPVVEVALENNLQEEPQPHSSQDIVPTFTINLTEMRMSSVSKATAQSKRCLSHMERSCQISPKLLKLEQDDGEPSSKQWDGRGGPSTSTQSHNGCVPPSKASRSRTRDAEDGSIIISSEDSEEDMDFTAC; encoded by the exons ATGCCCGGCAGCCCCGAAGCCTCCCGGACCCCCGGGCCCCAAGAAG ATGGCTCTGCTGCCCCTAAGGAGCCGGGGGCCGCACCAGGACCCTCCCAGTGCCCTGCTTCCTCTGAGTCACTGGGGGAGGACGACTTCCAGTTCGTGCTGTGTGAGGGATGCCGGCAGGAATCAACCAACCTGAAGCTGCTCACCTGCCTGCACACGCTGTGCCTGGACTGCCTGACAGAGAACAAACCCATGGGGCAATGCCCCGTGTGCCAGGCTCCCATCCCGCAGCCCGATGGCATCCCCGACGTGGACAACATGCTgttcagcagcctgcaggctcGTCTGCGTGTCTACAGGAGGATCAGCAGTggggggctgagctgcagccgGTGCAGGAGGGAGGCAGCAGCCATGTGGTGCTCGGAGTGTGAGGAGTTCCTGTGCACGGGTTGCTTTGAGGACCACCAGTGGTTCTTTAAGAAGAGGAGCCACGAAGCCAGGAAGGTGGAGGAGCTGAGGGCTGAGTCGGCTCATCGCTTCCTGGAGGGCACCAAGAAGTCATGCAGCCTCTTCTGCTCCAGCCCTGGGCACACGGAGCAGGGCCACGTCACCAG cATCTTCTGTAGGAAGTGTGAGAAGccgctgtgctgctcctgcgCTCTGCTGGACACCCAGCACTCACCTTTCTACTGCGACATCCGCACCGAGATCCAGCGGCGGCAGGACGAGCTGGCAGCgctggggcaggagctggagcaACGGAGGGGCGGCTTCGAGGCATCGCAGGCGGCGCTGCAGAAGGAGATGGAGCGGCTGGAAGAGGCGGGGAGCACGGTGCGGGAGCTGGTGAAGCAGCGCGTGGAGCGGCTGGTGAGGCTGATCCGGCAccaggagcaggagctgctggcgCTGGTGGAACAGAGGCAGGAGaggggcaggaaggagctggaggggGAGCTGCGGAGCGTGGATGCCGTGCTGCGGAGGATGGAGGCAGGCAAGAGGTTGGTGGAGAAGATGGGCCTCTATGCCACGGAGCAGGAGGTGATGGACATGCAGCCCTTCGTCAAGGATGcgctggaggagctgcagcggCAGTGCCCGGCGGTGGATGGGGAGCTGGTGCTGCATGAGGACTTTGCTGAGTGCCATGCCAGGCTGCGGGTGCTGACTGAGTGCATCGAGGGGCTGCAAG GTGGCACTTCCCAGCCGGTCCCCGTGGTGGAAGTGGCCCTGGAGAACAACCTG caggaggagccccAGCCACACAGCAGCCAGGATATTGTGCCCACCTTCACCATCAACCTCACCGAGATGAGGATGAGCTCA GTGTCCAAAGCAACCGCGCAGTCCAAGCGGTGCCTGTCTCACATGGAGAGGAGTTGCCAGATCTCACCCAAGCTGCTGAAGCTGGAGCAGGATGATGGTGAGCCCAGCTCAAAACAGTGGGATGGCAGAGGGGGGCCCAGCACCTCCACACAGAGCCACAACGGCTGCGTGCCCCCCTCCAAAGCCAGCAGGAGCCGCACTCGGGATGCAG aGGATGGCAGCATCATCATCAGCTCGGAGGACAGTGAGGAGGACATGGACTTCACTGCTTGCTGA
- the PML gene encoding protein PML isoform X1, whose protein sequence is MPGSPEASRTPGPQEDGSAAPKEPGAAPGPSQCPASSESLGEDDFQFVLCEGCRQESTNLKLLTCLHTLCLDCLTENKPMGQCPVCQAPIPQPDGIPDVDNMLFSSLQARLRVYRRISSGGLSCSRCRREAAAMWCSECEEFLCTGCFEDHQWFFKKRSHEARKVEELRAESAHRFLEGTKKSCSLFCSSPGHTEQGHVTSIFCRKCEKPLCCSCALLDTQHSPFYCDIRTEIQRRQDELAALGQELEQRRGGFEASQAALQKEMERLEEAGSTVRELVKQRVERLVRLIRHQEQELLALVEQRQERGRKELEGELRSVDAVLRRMEAGKRLVEKMGLYATEQEVMDMQPFVKDALEELQRQCPAVDGELVLHEDFAECHARLRVLTECIEGLQGCSPALSLAGGTSQPVPVVEVALENNLQEEPQPHSSQDIVPTFTINLTEMRMSSVSKATAQSKRCLSHMERSCQISPKLLKLEQDDGEPSSKQWDGRGGPSTSTQSHNGCVPPSKASRSRTRDAEDGSIIISSEDSEEDMDFTAC, encoded by the exons ATGCCCGGCAGCCCCGAAGCCTCCCGGACCCCCGGGCCCCAAGAAG ATGGCTCTGCTGCCCCTAAGGAGCCGGGGGCCGCACCAGGACCCTCCCAGTGCCCTGCTTCCTCTGAGTCACTGGGGGAGGACGACTTCCAGTTCGTGCTGTGTGAGGGATGCCGGCAGGAATCAACCAACCTGAAGCTGCTCACCTGCCTGCACACGCTGTGCCTGGACTGCCTGACAGAGAACAAACCCATGGGGCAATGCCCCGTGTGCCAGGCTCCCATCCCGCAGCCCGATGGCATCCCCGACGTGGACAACATGCTgttcagcagcctgcaggctcGTCTGCGTGTCTACAGGAGGATCAGCAGTggggggctgagctgcagccgGTGCAGGAGGGAGGCAGCAGCCATGTGGTGCTCGGAGTGTGAGGAGTTCCTGTGCACGGGTTGCTTTGAGGACCACCAGTGGTTCTTTAAGAAGAGGAGCCACGAAGCCAGGAAGGTGGAGGAGCTGAGGGCTGAGTCGGCTCATCGCTTCCTGGAGGGCACCAAGAAGTCATGCAGCCTCTTCTGCTCCAGCCCTGGGCACACGGAGCAGGGCCACGTCACCAG cATCTTCTGTAGGAAGTGTGAGAAGccgctgtgctgctcctgcgCTCTGCTGGACACCCAGCACTCACCTTTCTACTGCGACATCCGCACCGAGATCCAGCGGCGGCAGGACGAGCTGGCAGCgctggggcaggagctggagcaACGGAGGGGCGGCTTCGAGGCATCGCAGGCGGCGCTGCAGAAGGAGATGGAGCGGCTGGAAGAGGCGGGGAGCACGGTGCGGGAGCTGGTGAAGCAGCGCGTGGAGCGGCTGGTGAGGCTGATCCGGCAccaggagcaggagctgctggcgCTGGTGGAACAGAGGCAGGAGaggggcaggaaggagctggaggggGAGCTGCGGAGCGTGGATGCCGTGCTGCGGAGGATGGAGGCAGGCAAGAGGTTGGTGGAGAAGATGGGCCTCTATGCCACGGAGCAGGAGGTGATGGACATGCAGCCCTTCGTCAAGGATGcgctggaggagctgcagcggCAGTGCCCGGCGGTGGATGGGGAGCTGGTGCTGCATGAGGACTTTGCTGAGTGCCATGCCAGGCTGCGGGTGCTGACTGAGTGCATCGAGGGGCTGCAAG gctgcagccctgccctctCTCTTGCAGGTGGCACTTCCCAGCCGGTCCCCGTGGTGGAAGTGGCCCTGGAGAACAACCTG caggaggagccccAGCCACACAGCAGCCAGGATATTGTGCCCACCTTCACCATCAACCTCACCGAGATGAGGATGAGCTCA GTGTCCAAAGCAACCGCGCAGTCCAAGCGGTGCCTGTCTCACATGGAGAGGAGTTGCCAGATCTCACCCAAGCTGCTGAAGCTGGAGCAGGATGATGGTGAGCCCAGCTCAAAACAGTGGGATGGCAGAGGGGGGCCCAGCACCTCCACACAGAGCCACAACGGCTGCGTGCCCCCCTCCAAAGCCAGCAGGAGCCGCACTCGGGATGCAG aGGATGGCAGCATCATCATCAGCTCGGAGGACAGTGAGGAGGACATGGACTTCACTGCTTGCTGA
- the PML gene encoding protein PML isoform X2, translating into MPGSPEASRTPGPQEDGSAAPKEPGAAPGPSQCPASSESLGEDDFQFVLCEGCRQESTNLKLLTCLHTLCLDCLTENKPMGQCPVCQAPIPQPDGIPDVDNMLFSSLQARLRVYRRISSGGLSCSRCRREAAAMWCSECEEFLCTGCFEDHQWFFKKRSHEARKVEELRAESAHRFLEGTKKSCSLFCSSPGHTEQGHVTSIFCRKCEKPLCCSCALLDTQHSPFYCDIRTEIQRRQDELAALGQELEQRRGGFEASQAALQKEMERLEEAGSTVRELVKQRVERLVRLIRHQEQELLALVEQRQERGRKELEGELRSVDAVLRRMEAGKRLVEKMGLYATEQEVMDMQPFVKDALEELQRQCPAVDGELVLHEDFAECHARLRVLTECIEGLQGCSPALSLAGGTSQPVPVVEVALENNLEEPQPHSSQDIVPTFTINLTEMRMSSVSKATAQSKRCLSHMERSCQISPKLLKLEQDDGEPSSKQWDGRGGPSTSTQSHNGCVPPSKASRSRTRDAEDGSIIISSEDSEEDMDFTAC; encoded by the exons ATGCCCGGCAGCCCCGAAGCCTCCCGGACCCCCGGGCCCCAAGAAG ATGGCTCTGCTGCCCCTAAGGAGCCGGGGGCCGCACCAGGACCCTCCCAGTGCCCTGCTTCCTCTGAGTCACTGGGGGAGGACGACTTCCAGTTCGTGCTGTGTGAGGGATGCCGGCAGGAATCAACCAACCTGAAGCTGCTCACCTGCCTGCACACGCTGTGCCTGGACTGCCTGACAGAGAACAAACCCATGGGGCAATGCCCCGTGTGCCAGGCTCCCATCCCGCAGCCCGATGGCATCCCCGACGTGGACAACATGCTgttcagcagcctgcaggctcGTCTGCGTGTCTACAGGAGGATCAGCAGTggggggctgagctgcagccgGTGCAGGAGGGAGGCAGCAGCCATGTGGTGCTCGGAGTGTGAGGAGTTCCTGTGCACGGGTTGCTTTGAGGACCACCAGTGGTTCTTTAAGAAGAGGAGCCACGAAGCCAGGAAGGTGGAGGAGCTGAGGGCTGAGTCGGCTCATCGCTTCCTGGAGGGCACCAAGAAGTCATGCAGCCTCTTCTGCTCCAGCCCTGGGCACACGGAGCAGGGCCACGTCACCAG cATCTTCTGTAGGAAGTGTGAGAAGccgctgtgctgctcctgcgCTCTGCTGGACACCCAGCACTCACCTTTCTACTGCGACATCCGCACCGAGATCCAGCGGCGGCAGGACGAGCTGGCAGCgctggggcaggagctggagcaACGGAGGGGCGGCTTCGAGGCATCGCAGGCGGCGCTGCAGAAGGAGATGGAGCGGCTGGAAGAGGCGGGGAGCACGGTGCGGGAGCTGGTGAAGCAGCGCGTGGAGCGGCTGGTGAGGCTGATCCGGCAccaggagcaggagctgctggcgCTGGTGGAACAGAGGCAGGAGaggggcaggaaggagctggaggggGAGCTGCGGAGCGTGGATGCCGTGCTGCGGAGGATGGAGGCAGGCAAGAGGTTGGTGGAGAAGATGGGCCTCTATGCCACGGAGCAGGAGGTGATGGACATGCAGCCCTTCGTCAAGGATGcgctggaggagctgcagcggCAGTGCCCGGCGGTGGATGGGGAGCTGGTGCTGCATGAGGACTTTGCTGAGTGCCATGCCAGGCTGCGGGTGCTGACTGAGTGCATCGAGGGGCTGCAAG gctgcagccctgccctctCTCTTGCAGGTGGCACTTCCCAGCCGGTCCCCGTGGTGGAAGTGGCCCTGGAGAACAACCTG gaggagccccAGCCACACAGCAGCCAGGATATTGTGCCCACCTTCACCATCAACCTCACCGAGATGAGGATGAGCTCA GTGTCCAAAGCAACCGCGCAGTCCAAGCGGTGCCTGTCTCACATGGAGAGGAGTTGCCAGATCTCACCCAAGCTGCTGAAGCTGGAGCAGGATGATGGTGAGCCCAGCTCAAAACAGTGGGATGGCAGAGGGGGGCCCAGCACCTCCACACAGAGCCACAACGGCTGCGTGCCCCCCTCCAAAGCCAGCAGGAGCCGCACTCGGGATGCAG aGGATGGCAGCATCATCATCAGCTCGGAGGACAGTGAGGAGGACATGGACTTCACTGCTTGCTGA
- the STOML1 gene encoding stomatin-like protein 1 isoform X2, whose product MLWGGCRHPQGTIPFCRDGGAVVLSAREGRVERDLQEEISISLFPMGQRGPRKAVGPSGPPHPEIQMRQRTRCSPRPPERIPSIATAGKTHPAVSPASLCRHSHMRGGPGRSGSSLLPLRSILILILILILILIEEPPGGWNPPAEAPAASLYCSTGGRTVVFYSLGFAHRSGGMFSRSGYQALPLGDFDRFQQSSIGLYGAQKGFFSFGAKAEPLGPARNAADSSQGWLSWICHGIITSLVFLLMLLTFPISGWFALKIVPTYERMIIFRLGRLREPQGPGVVLLLPFIDHWQRVDMRTRAFNVPPCKLVSRDGAVLSMGADVQFRVWDPALSVLVVKDLVAATRMTAQSAMAKALGKKSLREIQGEKLRIGEQLLLDINDMTKSWGLEVDRVELTMEAVLQPPRDALLGPMGAIAPLLEGSTPQLAPHLLGSTPSTPEADSVGTVSEVDPPRRRPSVAELLSTVEPILSEALVNQVGASYQVDIIQPGGTRSTFFIDLSSGSGRAGCGVPQGSPDVVLEVAEEDLQELMLGQLRPLAAYMSGRLRVQGDLQLALRLEELFKAVKLHR is encoded by the exons ATGCTATGGGGTGGATGTAGGCACCCACAGGGTACCATCCCCTTTTGTCGAGATGGAGGAGCGGTTGTTTTGTCGGCACGAGAAGGCCGCGTGGAGAGGGATCTGCAGGAAGAAATCTCTATTTCCCTATttcctatggggcagaggggacCCCGCAAGGCTGTGGGACCCTCCGGACCCCCCCACCCCGAGATACAGATGAGGCAGAGGACGCGATGCTCCCCGAGGCCTCCGGAGCGCATCCCGAGCATTGCAACCGCCGGAAAAACTCACCCCGCCGTGAGCCCTGCGTCCCTCTGCCGTCACAGCCACATGAGGGGCGGACCAGGAAGATCCGgcagctccctccttcccctccgCAGCATCCTCATCCTgatcctcatcctcatcctcatcctcatcgAGGAACCGCCGGGAGGATGGAACCCGCCGGCTGAGGCTCCAGCAGCATCGCTTTATTGCAGCACGGGCGGCAGGACCGTTGTCTTTTATTCTCTCGGCTTTGCACATCGCAGCGGGGGGATGTTCAGCAGGTCGGGATACCAGGCACTTCCCTTGGGGGATTTTGACCGCTTCCAGCAGTCCAGCATCGGGCTGTACGGTGCACAGAAGGGCTTCTTCTCCTTCGGAGCCAAGGCAGAACCACTGGGACCGGCCAGGAATGCTGCAG ACTCCTCCCAGGGCTGGCTATCCTGGATCTGCCATGGGATCATCACCTCCTTGGTCTTCTTACTGATGCTCCTCACCTTCCCCATCTCGGGCTGGTTTGCCTTGAAG ATAGTTCCTACCTATGAGCGAATGATCATCTTTCGCCTGGGCCGCCTCCGTGAACCACAGGGCCCCggtgtggtgctgctgctgcccttcatTGACCACTGGCAGCGTGTGGATATGAGAACACGGGCCTTCAATGTGCCCCCCTGCAAG CTggtctccagggatggtgcagTGCTTTCCATGGGTGCCGACGTGCAGTTCCGTGTGTGGGACCCCGCTCTGTCCGTGCTGGTGGTGAAGGACCTCGTGGCAGCCACTCGCATGACAGCACAGAGCGCCATGGCCAAGGCCCTGGGTAAGAAGAGCCTGAGGGAGATCCAGGGGGAGAAGCTACGCATCggggagcagctgctg CTGGACATCAACGACATGACCAAGTCCTGGGGACTGGAGGTGGACCGTGTGGAGCTGACGATGGAGGCGGTGCTGCAGCCCCCCCGGGATGCCCTATTGGGACCTATGGGTGCCATAGCCCCACTGCTGGAAGGCTCTACCCCACAGCTGGCTCCCCACCTCCTCGGCAGCACACCCAGCACACCAGAGGCAG ACAGCGTGGGGACAGTGAGCGAGGTGGACCCCCCCAGGAGGAGGCCCAGTGTGGCCGAGCTGCTCTCAACTGTGGAGCCCATCCTCTCAGAGGCTCTGGTGAACCAGGTGGGAGCATCCTACCAGGTGGACATCATCCAGCCCGGTGGCACCCGCAGCACCTTCTTCATAGACCTCTCTTCAG GTAGCGGGAGGGCTGGCTGTGGTGTGCCCCAGGGCAGCCCTGATGTGGTGCTGGAGGTGGCAGAGGAGGACCTGCAGGAGCTGATGCTGGGCCAGCTGCGGCCCCTGGCTGCCTACATGAGCGGGCGGCTGCGGGTGCAGGGTGACTTGCAGCTGGCTCTCCGCCTGGAGGAGCTCTTCAAGGCTGTGAAGCTGCACAGATAG
- the PML gene encoding protein PML isoform X4: MPGSPEASRTPGPQEDGSAAPKEPGAAPGPSQCPASSESLGEDDFQFVLCEGCRQESTNLKLLTCLHTLCLDCLTENKPMGQCPVCQAPIPQPDGIPDVDNMLFSSLQARLRVYRRISSGGLSCSRCRREAAAMWCSECEEFLCTGCFEDHQWFFKKRSHEARKVEELRAESAHRFLEGTKKSCSLFCSSPGHTEQGHVTSIFCRKCEKPLCCSCALLDTQHSPFYCDIRTEIQRRQDELAALGQELEQRRGGFEASQAALQKEMERLEEAGSTVRELVKQRVERLVRLIRHQEQELLALVEQRQERGRKELEGELRSVDAVLRRMEAGKRLVEKMGLYATEQEVMDMQPFVKDALEELQRQCPAVDGELVLHEDFAECHARLRVLTECIEGLQGGTSQPVPVVEVALENNLEEPQPHSSQDIVPTFTINLTEMRMSSVSKATAQSKRCLSHMERSCQISPKLLKLEQDDGEPSSKQWDGRGGPSTSTQSHNGCVPPSKASRSRTRDAEDGSIIISSEDSEEDMDFTAC; this comes from the exons ATGCCCGGCAGCCCCGAAGCCTCCCGGACCCCCGGGCCCCAAGAAG ATGGCTCTGCTGCCCCTAAGGAGCCGGGGGCCGCACCAGGACCCTCCCAGTGCCCTGCTTCCTCTGAGTCACTGGGGGAGGACGACTTCCAGTTCGTGCTGTGTGAGGGATGCCGGCAGGAATCAACCAACCTGAAGCTGCTCACCTGCCTGCACACGCTGTGCCTGGACTGCCTGACAGAGAACAAACCCATGGGGCAATGCCCCGTGTGCCAGGCTCCCATCCCGCAGCCCGATGGCATCCCCGACGTGGACAACATGCTgttcagcagcctgcaggctcGTCTGCGTGTCTACAGGAGGATCAGCAGTggggggctgagctgcagccgGTGCAGGAGGGAGGCAGCAGCCATGTGGTGCTCGGAGTGTGAGGAGTTCCTGTGCACGGGTTGCTTTGAGGACCACCAGTGGTTCTTTAAGAAGAGGAGCCACGAAGCCAGGAAGGTGGAGGAGCTGAGGGCTGAGTCGGCTCATCGCTTCCTGGAGGGCACCAAGAAGTCATGCAGCCTCTTCTGCTCCAGCCCTGGGCACACGGAGCAGGGCCACGTCACCAG cATCTTCTGTAGGAAGTGTGAGAAGccgctgtgctgctcctgcgCTCTGCTGGACACCCAGCACTCACCTTTCTACTGCGACATCCGCACCGAGATCCAGCGGCGGCAGGACGAGCTGGCAGCgctggggcaggagctggagcaACGGAGGGGCGGCTTCGAGGCATCGCAGGCGGCGCTGCAGAAGGAGATGGAGCGGCTGGAAGAGGCGGGGAGCACGGTGCGGGAGCTGGTGAAGCAGCGCGTGGAGCGGCTGGTGAGGCTGATCCGGCAccaggagcaggagctgctggcgCTGGTGGAACAGAGGCAGGAGaggggcaggaaggagctggaggggGAGCTGCGGAGCGTGGATGCCGTGCTGCGGAGGATGGAGGCAGGCAAGAGGTTGGTGGAGAAGATGGGCCTCTATGCCACGGAGCAGGAGGTGATGGACATGCAGCCCTTCGTCAAGGATGcgctggaggagctgcagcggCAGTGCCCGGCGGTGGATGGGGAGCTGGTGCTGCATGAGGACTTTGCTGAGTGCCATGCCAGGCTGCGGGTGCTGACTGAGTGCATCGAGGGGCTGCAAG GTGGCACTTCCCAGCCGGTCCCCGTGGTGGAAGTGGCCCTGGAGAACAACCTG gaggagccccAGCCACACAGCAGCCAGGATATTGTGCCCACCTTCACCATCAACCTCACCGAGATGAGGATGAGCTCA GTGTCCAAAGCAACCGCGCAGTCCAAGCGGTGCCTGTCTCACATGGAGAGGAGTTGCCAGATCTCACCCAAGCTGCTGAAGCTGGAGCAGGATGATGGTGAGCCCAGCTCAAAACAGTGGGATGGCAGAGGGGGGCCCAGCACCTCCACACAGAGCCACAACGGCTGCGTGCCCCCCTCCAAAGCCAGCAGGAGCCGCACTCGGGATGCAG aGGATGGCAGCATCATCATCAGCTCGGAGGACAGTGAGGAGGACATGGACTTCACTGCTTGCTGA